The Blastococcus sp. HT6-4 genome window below encodes:
- a CDS encoding GntR family transcriptional regulator, with protein MEPAPAALISIRTLEVAMSGPDALTRSVLADQVKERLLEGILDGSYPPDSRIVETAVAKEFGTSQAPVREALRGLEALGLIEITPFRGARVRRLDTEELLEAYVVRSTIEVLGARLAMANLTDADVAALLSIGEDMHRAADAGDGRALAIMDASLHEKIMQISGNRTLLRVWRSLEPLSRTYITLLGPHSDPRWTCSLHDPILEAIGRRDAEGVVRTIEIHFDQVRERLAGHLAEVAEQQVHGAESRATGTS; from the coding sequence GTGGAGCCGGCACCGGCCGCGCTCATCTCGATCCGAACACTGGAGGTGGCCATGTCCGGCCCCGACGCCCTCACGCGCAGCGTCCTCGCCGATCAGGTCAAGGAACGCCTGCTCGAGGGCATCCTCGACGGCTCCTACCCGCCCGATTCACGGATCGTGGAGACCGCGGTTGCCAAGGAGTTCGGTACGAGCCAGGCGCCGGTGCGCGAGGCCCTGCGCGGGCTGGAAGCGCTCGGGCTGATCGAGATCACCCCGTTCCGCGGTGCCCGCGTGCGGCGGCTGGACACGGAGGAGCTGCTCGAGGCCTACGTCGTCCGCTCGACGATCGAGGTGCTCGGCGCCCGGCTGGCCATGGCGAACTTGACCGACGCCGATGTCGCCGCCCTGCTCTCCATCGGGGAGGACATGCACCGGGCGGCAGATGCCGGCGACGGGCGGGCGCTGGCGATCATGGACGCCAGCCTGCACGAGAAGATCATGCAGATCTCCGGCAATCGCACCCTGCTGCGCGTCTGGCGCTCGCTGGAGCCGCTGTCGCGCACCTACATCACCCTGCTCGGCCCCCACTCGGATCCGCGCTGGACGTGCTCGTTGCACGACCCGATCCTCGAGGCGATCGGCCGCCGTGACGCCGAGGGCGTCGTGCGCACGATCGAGATCCACTTCGACCAGGTCCGCGAGCGGCTGGCCGGGCACCTGGCCGAGGTCGCCGAGCAGCAGGTCCACGGTGCGGAATCCCGGGCGACCGGGACGTCCTGA
- a CDS encoding ABC transporter substrate-binding protein, whose amino-acid sequence MKNTARFRGAKALTVGMSILLASACASGSAGSDNEAGAGAGGGGGGECAEGDGPITVGHLNYYTGPFSDVGPFFEAAVDLAVENINENPPLDRELEVIHDDIGTVGEAQVARNFLQREDVDILLDPAHEYSSYREFARDYVAENDQPLMPSLHGGSIPADIGGTAEEPIFRGQAMDTAQAIAGVLQAREAGAETVAVVATQIAGSQLQKDAAVAAAEEIGLEVVQVIDVQPEQPNYRSTISTIASADPDALLLFSQAEDGGTMVKQAAEAGLSLTIIGSTEWLQEAFAQAATQSALDQHEAVWIAGLGTTDSPAWDAWQEMWESSDATEFADASNSYAYGYYDLLNVTALAIEAAGSVCASDWVEAMPEVTEGGTEVHTYEEGIQALRDGEDIDYNGVSGEYEYTDTGVVGSLFGVYEWAGDSLEQVTTVDESEVLELDTTVSQ is encoded by the coding sequence ATGAAGAACACCGCACGATTCCGCGGCGCCAAGGCGCTGACCGTCGGCATGTCGATCCTGCTCGCGTCCGCGTGCGCCTCCGGCTCCGCGGGCTCCGACAACGAAGCCGGCGCCGGTGCCGGCGGCGGCGGCGGCGGCGAGTGCGCCGAGGGGGACGGCCCCATCACCGTCGGCCACCTGAACTACTACACCGGCCCCTTCTCCGACGTCGGCCCCTTCTTCGAGGCCGCCGTCGATCTCGCGGTCGAGAACATCAACGAGAACCCGCCGCTGGACCGGGAGCTCGAGGTGATCCACGACGACATCGGCACGGTCGGCGAGGCGCAGGTGGCCCGCAACTTCCTGCAGCGGGAGGACGTCGACATCCTGCTCGACCCGGCGCACGAGTACTCGTCGTACCGAGAGTTCGCCCGGGACTACGTCGCCGAGAACGACCAGCCGCTCATGCCGTCGCTCCACGGGGGGTCGATCCCGGCCGACATCGGCGGTACCGCGGAGGAGCCGATCTTCCGCGGGCAGGCGATGGACACCGCTCAGGCGATCGCCGGCGTGCTCCAGGCCCGGGAGGCCGGCGCGGAGACCGTGGCGGTCGTGGCGACCCAGATCGCCGGCAGCCAGCTGCAGAAGGATGCGGCGGTGGCCGCGGCCGAGGAGATCGGCCTCGAGGTGGTCCAGGTCATCGACGTGCAGCCCGAGCAGCCGAACTACCGCAGCACGATCAGCACGATCGCCAGTGCCGACCCCGACGCGCTCCTGCTGTTCAGCCAGGCGGAGGACGGCGGGACGATGGTGAAGCAGGCGGCGGAGGCCGGCCTGTCCCTGACCATCATCGGCTCGACCGAGTGGCTGCAGGAGGCGTTCGCCCAGGCCGCCACCCAGAGCGCCCTGGACCAGCACGAGGCGGTCTGGATCGCGGGCCTCGGCACTACGGACTCCCCGGCTTGGGACGCCTGGCAGGAGATGTGGGAGAGCTCCGACGCCACGGAGTTCGCCGATGCGTCCAACTCCTACGCCTACGGCTACTACGACCTGCTGAACGTGACGGCACTGGCCATCGAGGCGGCCGGCAGCGTGTGCGCCAGCGACTGGGTCGAGGCGATGCCGGAGGTGACGGAGGGCGGCACCGAGGTGCACACCTACGAGGAGGGCATCCAGGCGCTGCGCGACGGCGAGGACATCGACTACAACGGCGTGAGCGGTGAGTACGAGTACACCGACACCGGGGTCGTCGGCAGCCTCTTCGGCGTCTACGAATGGGCAGGCGACTCCCTGGAGCAGGTGACCACGGTGGACGAGTCCGAGGTCCTCGAGCTCGACACGACGGTCAGCCAGTAA
- a CDS encoding alcohol dehydrogenase catalytic domain-containing protein gives MCHTDLLVRNSRPESLPAVLGHESAGIVREAGSESATSPPATRRS, from the coding sequence ATGTGCCACACCGATCTGCTCGTGCGGAACTCCCGGCCGGAGTCGCTGCCGGCCGTCCTGGGCCACGAGAGCGCCGGGATCGTCCGGGAGGCCGGCAGCGAGTCCGCGACCTCTCCCCCGGCGACGAGGCGGTCCTGA
- a CDS encoding branched-chain amino acid ABC transporter permease produces MDTLVIGLIEAAPLILAAIGFTLIYYLNGFINVAYAETVTSGAYFAILLNRILGLNFYAAIVPAALLAGALSALTYVLVFRPALRRGVGRIEMIVLSVGLSFLLRHAVRLVFGVDLYLFDITDPAYLSVFGTGITSVQIWAMALAVLVAVGAYLLTYKTTYGQQIRGLASNADLAAASGIDPTKTSVLVWFVSGVAGGLAGIFIGVFSFVDYTLGWNLILIIIMVTIIGGIGSVRGALIAGAATGIITAVLTTLSDPLYAQVLLLLLFIAVLRFRGFAAQSAKTLMARS; encoded by the coding sequence ATGGACACCCTGGTGATCGGCCTGATCGAGGCCGCACCGCTGATCCTCGCGGCGATCGGCTTCACGTTGATCTACTACCTCAACGGCTTCATCAACGTGGCCTACGCCGAGACGGTCACCTCGGGCGCCTACTTCGCGATCCTGCTGAACAGGATCCTGGGGCTGAACTTCTACGCCGCGATCGTCCCGGCCGCACTGCTGGCCGGCGCGCTCAGCGCGCTGACGTACGTGCTGGTCTTCCGCCCCGCCCTCCGGCGCGGTGTGGGCAGGATCGAGATGATCGTCCTCTCGGTCGGGCTGTCCTTCCTCCTGCGGCATGCCGTGCGGCTGGTCTTCGGGGTCGACCTCTACCTGTTCGACATCACCGACCCGGCCTACCTCTCGGTGTTCGGGACCGGCATCACGAGCGTGCAGATCTGGGCGATGGCCCTGGCCGTCCTCGTCGCCGTCGGGGCCTACCTGCTCACGTACAAGACCACCTACGGCCAGCAGATCCGCGGGCTGGCCAGCAACGCCGACCTGGCAGCCGCCAGCGGGATCGACCCGACCAAGACCTCGGTCCTGGTCTGGTTCGTCTCCGGCGTCGCCGGCGGGCTGGCCGGGATCTTCATCGGCGTCTTCTCGTTCGTCGACTACACGCTCGGCTGGAACCTCATCCTGATCATCATCATGGTCACGATCATCGGCGGGATCGGCAGCGTCCGCGGGGCCCTGATCGCCGGAGCGGCCACGGGGATCATCACCGCCGTCCTCACCACCCTGTCCGACCCGCTCTACGCACAGGTGCTCCTCCTGCTGCTGTTCATCGCGGTGCTGCGATTCCGAGGGTTCGCCGCCCAATCCGCCAAGACGCTGATGGCGAGGAGCTGA
- a CDS encoding ABC transporter ATP-binding protein — protein sequence MLECSELQSGYGDVTVLKGISFSLEHEIFAVLGANGAGKSTLLKTLARLLPITGGSLRFDGTDVTSRQPHRLAAAGLAYVPQEANVFPDLTVAENLSIGGLIGKRTKAERLEELFDLFPALSARMRQRAGTLSGGEAQMVAVGRALMQDPKLILLDEPTAGLSPKYADALFSMIEKVHRDKGLSVVLAEQNASKTLAIAGRAMVLNLGEVFAIDRAANLDTDSLREGYRL from the coding sequence ATGCTTGAGTGCTCCGAGCTGCAGAGCGGATACGGCGACGTCACCGTCCTCAAGGGCATCAGCTTCTCCCTGGAACACGAGATCTTCGCCGTGCTCGGCGCGAACGGCGCCGGCAAGAGCACGCTGCTGAAGACCCTGGCGCGGCTGCTGCCCATCACGGGAGGCTCCCTGCGGTTCGACGGCACGGACGTGACCTCCCGCCAGCCGCACCGCCTCGCGGCGGCGGGTCTGGCCTACGTGCCGCAAGAGGCCAACGTGTTCCCGGACCTCACCGTCGCCGAGAACCTCTCGATCGGCGGGCTGATCGGCAAGCGGACGAAGGCGGAGCGGCTCGAGGAGCTGTTCGACCTCTTCCCGGCTCTGTCCGCCCGGATGCGTCAGCGCGCCGGGACGCTCAGCGGCGGCGAGGCCCAGATGGTGGCCGTCGGACGAGCGCTCATGCAGGACCCGAAGCTGATCCTGCTGGACGAGCCGACCGCGGGGCTGTCCCCCAAGTACGCCGACGCCCTCTTCTCGATGATCGAGAAAGTGCACCGCGACAAGGGCCTCAGCGTGGTGCTCGCCGAGCAGAACGCCTCGAAGACGTTGGCCATAGCCGGCCGGGCGATGGTCCTCAATCTCGGGGAGGTGTTCGCCATCGACCGCGCCGCCAATCTCGACACCGATTCGCTCCGCGAGGGATACCGCCTGTAG
- a CDS encoding ATP-binding cassette domain-containing protein: protein MTGATSTTRAAGTPTGGQKSLHLHDVHKHYGGRTVVDIADLVLGAHGIEGLIGPNGAGKTTLMKLITNVVSPDRGHIEYHHPGGTVVLTKHSPDAIARMGVVKTNQVIQDFESLTIRESLLLSLAGAEQEKFWKIGRDKGFLRRADEEIDEYLDLFHFQDPDGKAGSAGEKKLLDILRCLLLKPRYLLMDEPTAGLPQEETDKVMEIMRKKTRETDLSILIIEHDLDLIWETCQFVHFMAEGEILLQGTPSEVRSNATVAEKYLGASHA from the coding sequence ATGACCGGCGCGACTTCTACGACGAGGGCCGCCGGCACCCCCACCGGCGGACAGAAGAGCCTGCACCTGCACGACGTGCACAAGCACTACGGCGGACGGACGGTCGTCGACATCGCCGACCTCGTGCTCGGCGCCCACGGCATCGAGGGGCTGATCGGACCCAACGGTGCCGGCAAGACCACCCTCATGAAGCTGATCACCAACGTGGTCTCCCCCGACCGCGGGCACATCGAGTACCACCACCCCGGCGGCACGGTGGTGCTCACGAAGCACAGCCCCGACGCAATCGCCCGCATGGGCGTGGTCAAGACCAACCAGGTCATCCAGGACTTCGAGAGCCTCACGATCCGCGAATCGTTGCTGCTGTCCCTCGCGGGGGCGGAGCAGGAGAAGTTCTGGAAGATCGGCCGGGACAAGGGCTTCCTGCGGCGCGCCGACGAGGAGATCGACGAGTACCTCGACCTCTTCCATTTCCAGGACCCGGACGGCAAGGCGGGATCGGCCGGCGAGAAGAAGCTGCTCGACATTCTTCGCTGCCTGCTGCTCAAGCCCCGTTACCTCCTGATGGACGAGCCGACCGCCGGGCTGCCCCAGGAAGAGACGGACAAGGTCATGGAGATCATGCGGAAGAAGACCCGGGAGACGGACCTGTCGATCCTGATCATCGAGCACGACCTGGACCTCATCTGGGAGACGTGCCAATTCGTGCACTTCATGGCAGAGGGAGAGATCCTCCTGCAGGGAACACCGAGCGAAGTGCGTAGCAATGCCACCGTGGCGGAGAAGTACCTCGGGGCCAGCCATGCTTGA
- a CDS encoding SDR family oxidoreductase, giving the protein MNQVSIDELQRFTLADRVAVVAGGSGGVGVRTCGALAAVGAKVAIIGRSQERLAEAREAVEKAGGEALVVTGDMADKAAADDAIQQTLDAFGRVDILVNGIGGGAGTALYAAEEYPKAEWDRILDLNLTTALLVSQAAARAMIAGGRGGSVLNISSVRGQLGIDAGYSAYVAAKGAMDAVTRQHATEWAKHGIRVNAISPTFVRTEQAATLLAAPGFYDNLVSRIPLRRIAETDDLVGALLFFCSDASSFVTGQILTLDGGLTATQ; this is encoded by the coding sequence ATGAACCAGGTCAGCATCGACGAACTGCAGCGCTTCACCCTCGCCGACCGCGTCGCTGTCGTGGCCGGCGGTTCCGGCGGGGTGGGGGTCCGGACGTGCGGCGCCCTGGCGGCCGTCGGCGCGAAGGTCGCCATCATCGGCCGCTCCCAGGAGCGGCTGGCCGAGGCCCGCGAGGCCGTCGAGAAGGCCGGCGGCGAGGCGCTGGTCGTGACCGGCGACATGGCGGACAAGGCGGCCGCCGACGACGCGATCCAGCAGACCCTCGACGCCTTCGGGCGCGTCGACATCCTGGTGAACGGCATCGGTGGCGGGGCCGGGACCGCGCTCTACGCCGCCGAGGAATACCCGAAGGCGGAGTGGGACCGGATCCTCGACCTCAACCTCACGACTGCGCTGCTGGTCTCGCAGGCGGCGGCGCGGGCGATGATCGCCGGTGGCCGCGGCGGCTCCGTGCTCAACATCAGCTCGGTACGCGGCCAGCTCGGCATCGACGCCGGCTACTCCGCCTACGTCGCCGCGAAGGGCGCGATGGACGCCGTCACGCGCCAGCACGCCACCGAGTGGGCCAAGCACGGCATCCGGGTGAACGCGATCTCGCCGACGTTCGTCCGCACCGAGCAGGCGGCCACGCTCCTCGCCGCCCCCGGCTTCTACGACAACCTGGTCAGTCGTATCCCGCTGCGGCGGATCGCCGAGACCGACGACCTCGTCGGCGCGCTGCTGTTCTTCTGCTCCGACGCCTCGTCGTTCGTCACCGGGCAGATCCTGACCCTGGACGGCGGACTCACGGCCACCCAGTGA
- a CDS encoding CoA-acylating methylmalonate-semialdehyde dehydrogenase produces MRTIQHWIDGTQTRGGSTRVAPVFDPATGEQRAEVLLAGQGDVDRAVAAASAAFEEWSESSLSRRTGILFAFREIVRRRRDEVAAAITDEHGKVLSDAAGEVQRGLEVVEFACGIPQLLKGEYSDQVSTGVDSYSFRQPLGVVAGITPFNFPAMVPMWMFPVAIACGNTFVLKPSERDPSASLLLAEMWAEAGLPPGVFNVVQGDKVAVDALLDHPGVAAVSFVGSTPIAQYVHERGTRAGKRVQALGGAKNHAIVLPDADLEFASDHLAAAAYGSAGERCMAISATIAVGSVGDELIDVLDRRSRAVRVGPGREPGSDMGPIVTEASKERIVSLITAGEKDGAKVVVDGRDLVVPGHENGFFVGPTLVDHVQPDMAVYREEIFGPVLSVLRADSVDDAIDLINANPYGNGTAVFTSHGGAARKFVRGVTVGMIGVNVPVPVPMAYHSFGGWKNSLFGEHHVHGPDGVRFYTRAKVVTQRWPELERDASFDMPTAR; encoded by the coding sequence GTGAGGACCATCCAGCACTGGATCGACGGCACGCAGACCCGAGGCGGGTCCACCCGCGTCGCCCCCGTGTTCGACCCGGCGACGGGCGAGCAGCGGGCCGAGGTACTTCTGGCCGGGCAGGGTGACGTCGACCGCGCGGTCGCCGCGGCCTCGGCCGCCTTCGAGGAATGGTCGGAGTCGTCGCTCTCGCGACGCACGGGGATCCTCTTCGCCTTCCGCGAGATCGTGCGTCGCCGGCGGGACGAGGTGGCGGCGGCCATCACCGACGAGCACGGCAAGGTCCTCTCCGACGCAGCGGGGGAGGTGCAGCGGGGCCTGGAGGTCGTGGAATTCGCCTGCGGCATCCCGCAGTTGCTCAAGGGTGAGTACTCCGACCAGGTCTCCACCGGCGTGGACAGCTACAGCTTCCGGCAGCCGCTGGGCGTCGTCGCCGGCATCACGCCGTTCAACTTCCCGGCGATGGTGCCCATGTGGATGTTCCCCGTGGCGATCGCCTGCGGGAACACCTTCGTCCTCAAGCCCAGCGAGCGCGACCCCTCCGCGTCGCTGCTCCTCGCGGAGATGTGGGCGGAGGCCGGGTTGCCACCGGGGGTCTTCAACGTCGTGCAGGGCGACAAGGTCGCCGTCGACGCGCTGCTGGACCACCCCGGCGTCGCCGCGGTCTCGTTCGTCGGCTCCACTCCGATCGCGCAGTACGTGCACGAGCGCGGCACCCGCGCCGGCAAGCGTGTGCAAGCGCTCGGCGGCGCGAAGAACCACGCGATCGTGCTGCCCGACGCCGATCTGGAGTTCGCCTCCGACCACCTCGCCGCGGCGGCGTACGGCTCGGCGGGGGAGCGGTGCATGGCGATCTCGGCGACCATCGCCGTCGGCTCGGTCGGCGACGAGCTCATCGACGTCCTCGACCGGCGTAGCCGGGCCGTGCGGGTCGGCCCCGGCCGGGAGCCGGGCAGCGACATGGGGCCGATCGTCACTGAGGCGTCCAAGGAGCGGATCGTCTCGCTGATCACCGCCGGCGAGAAGGATGGCGCGAAGGTCGTCGTGGACGGCCGCGACCTGGTCGTGCCCGGGCACGAGAACGGCTTTTTCGTCGGCCCCACGCTGGTCGACCACGTGCAGCCGGACATGGCGGTCTACCGGGAGGAGATCTTCGGGCCGGTGCTGTCGGTGCTCCGGGCGGATTCCGTCGACGACGCGATCGACCTCATCAACGCCAACCCCTACGGGAACGGGACGGCGGTCTTCACCTCGCACGGCGGAGCGGCGCGGAAGTTCGTCCGCGGGGTCACGGTAGGGATGATCGGCGTCAACGTGCCGGTGCCGGTGCCCATGGCCTACCACTCCTTCGGCGGGTGGAAGAACAGCCTCTTCGGCGAGCACCACGTGCACGGCCCCGACGGTGTCCGGTTCTACACGCGGGCCAAGGTCGTCACCCAGCGGTGGCCCGAACTCGAACGGGACGCCTCGTTCGACATGCCCACCGCCCGCTGA
- a CDS encoding branched-chain amino acid ABC transporter permease, translated as MNALVFPLQGLTIVVCLAALLHLQFGRTGIVNFGVVGFSGLGMYTTGILVVNYAVPFGLALLIATALTGVVAFLLGLLILNLDNEAVLVATLAFSTIVLYLVTTESWLTQGVVGLGTVPRPFEVGDTATSQLVFLLVLVALAAALLLYAARLQHAPYGRLLFSIQDNETLSRSLGKPTFRHKLVFFTVTCAAMGAIGALDASVNQFLVPRLLTADLTFVVWIALVLGGRKRVLGPVLGTLLTVGLFDIVIEQYVDVPREFAQQLPNVQLMLFGLTLMLVILFRPQGLLGERRRKAQGNPQVESRKKVKA; from the coding sequence GTGAATGCACTCGTCTTCCCCCTCCAGGGGCTGACCATCGTCGTCTGCCTTGCCGCGCTGCTGCACCTGCAGTTCGGACGCACCGGCATCGTCAACTTCGGTGTGGTCGGCTTCTCCGGCCTCGGGATGTACACGACCGGGATCCTGGTGGTGAACTACGCGGTCCCCTTCGGCCTGGCCCTGCTGATCGCCACCGCGCTCACCGGAGTCGTCGCGTTCCTGCTCGGTCTCCTCATCCTCAACCTGGACAACGAGGCGGTCCTGGTAGCGACCCTGGCCTTCTCGACCATCGTGCTGTACCTGGTGACGACCGAGTCCTGGCTGACCCAGGGCGTCGTGGGGCTGGGCACGGTGCCGCGCCCGTTCGAGGTGGGCGACACGGCCACCAGCCAGCTGGTCTTCCTGCTCGTGCTCGTAGCACTGGCGGCCGCCCTGCTGCTCTACGCCGCCCGGCTGCAGCACGCGCCGTACGGCCGGCTGCTGTTCAGCATCCAGGACAACGAGACCCTCAGCCGGAGCCTCGGCAAGCCGACCTTCCGGCACAAGCTCGTGTTCTTCACGGTGACCTGCGCGGCGATGGGCGCGATCGGCGCCCTCGACGCGTCGGTCAACCAGTTCCTGGTCCCCCGGCTGCTGACGGCGGACCTGACGTTCGTCGTGTGGATCGCGCTGGTCCTGGGCGGCCGCAAGCGGGTCCTCGGCCCGGTCCTGGGGACACTGCTCACCGTTGGCCTCTTCGACATCGTGATCGAGCAGTACGTCGACGTCCCGCGCGAGTTCGCGCAGCAGCTGCCGAACGTCCAGCTGATGCTCTTCGGCCTCACGCTGATGCTCGTGATCTTGTTCCGCCCCCAAGGGCTCCTGGGCGAGAGACGAAGGAAGGCCCAGGGCAACCCCCAGGTCGAAAGCCGAAAGAAGGTCAAGGCATGA
- a CDS encoding MBL fold metallo-hydrolase translates to MQRVTPHVFTSTEIRGCNPSYVVTSAGVVVVDTPQLPTKALAMRRAAEEHGPIRFVVNTEHHVDHIFGNYWFKGAGEVVHHQGVADNFMVVTPDLDPFAYALEAIPTDDPDAAGIVPDRDTYYEDPNAGDLVFTGDLEMRVGSTTFHLIHTPGHTPGQVAVYVPDERVVFTGDTVFSECQTWLMTSDVDQWVGALDVIASLDVDTVVPGHGPVTTPAYLATQRSVLLEWTSAVAEAVAKGWSREETIQRIDFREKFGPVDVGQGYMMDHIQTLNAASLWDKFTAKRAPVR, encoded by the coding sequence GTGCAGCGCGTGACGCCCCATGTCTTCACGTCCACCGAGATCCGTGGCTGCAACCCCAGCTACGTCGTGACGTCGGCGGGTGTGGTGGTCGTCGACACCCCGCAGCTGCCGACGAAGGCCCTGGCGATGCGCCGGGCCGCCGAGGAGCACGGCCCCATCCGGTTCGTGGTCAACACCGAGCACCACGTCGACCACATCTTCGGCAACTACTGGTTCAAGGGTGCTGGCGAGGTCGTCCACCACCAGGGCGTCGCCGACAACTTCATGGTGGTCACGCCCGACCTGGACCCGTTCGCCTACGCGCTCGAGGCCATCCCGACCGACGACCCCGACGCAGCCGGCATCGTCCCCGACCGCGACACCTACTACGAGGACCCGAATGCCGGCGACCTCGTCTTCACCGGCGACCTCGAGATGAGGGTCGGTTCCACGACGTTCCACCTGATCCACACTCCCGGTCACACCCCCGGGCAGGTCGCCGTCTACGTCCCCGACGAGCGGGTCGTGTTCACCGGCGACACGGTGTTCTCCGAGTGCCAGACCTGGCTCATGACGTCGGACGTCGACCAGTGGGTCGGCGCGCTGGACGTGATCGCCTCCCTCGACGTCGACACCGTGGTTCCCGGCCACGGCCCGGTGACCACGCCGGCCTACCTGGCCACCCAGCGCTCGGTACTGCTCGAGTGGACCAGCGCCGTCGCCGAGGCGGTGGCCAAGGGCTGGTCGCGCGAGGAGACGATCCAGCGGATCGACTTCCGGGAGAAGTTCGGCCCGGTCGACGTCGGGCAGGGCTACATGATGGACCACATCCAGACGCTGAACGCGGCCTCGCTCTGGGACAAGTTCACCGCCAAGCGCGCCCCCGTCCGCTGA
- a CDS encoding GntR family transcriptional regulator, protein MPRAPRRTALLRDAIKERIVERILDGTYGPGERIVESAVAAEFGVSQAPVREALRDLEAMRFVESQPHRGARVREVSSEELVQIYPVRAALEEVAGREAAPRITEEGLALLGEELAGMRRAAAAGDLHALMVHDTRFHEIIVEASGNQVLLDVWRSLRVEARSLVSALTGRSDLHAIAELHRPVLQAVEFRDPELLGKEMRAHIEFFGASVVGHLGRAGT, encoded by the coding sequence ATGCCTCGGGCGCCTCGACGCACCGCGCTGCTTCGTGACGCCATCAAGGAACGCATCGTCGAGCGCATCCTCGACGGGACCTACGGACCGGGGGAGCGCATCGTCGAGAGCGCCGTCGCCGCGGAGTTCGGGGTGAGCCAGGCCCCCGTCCGCGAGGCGCTGCGGGATCTCGAGGCCATGCGATTCGTCGAGTCGCAGCCGCACCGCGGGGCGCGGGTCCGCGAGGTGAGCAGCGAGGAGCTCGTCCAGATCTACCCGGTGCGGGCGGCACTCGAGGAGGTGGCCGGGCGCGAGGCTGCGCCGCGGATCACCGAGGAGGGGCTCGCGCTGCTCGGCGAGGAGCTCGCCGGGATGCGCCGCGCCGCGGCGGCCGGCGACCTGCACGCGCTGATGGTCCACGACACCCGATTCCACGAGATCATCGTCGAGGCGTCGGGCAACCAGGTGCTGCTCGACGTCTGGCGCTCGCTGCGCGTGGAGGCCCGCAGCCTGGTCAGTGCGCTCACAGGACGCTCCGACCTGCACGCGATCGCCGAGCTGCACCGGCCGGTCCTGCAGGCCGTCGAGTTCCGGGATCCCGAGCTGCTCGGCAAGGAGATGCGCGCCCACATTGAGTTCTTCGGCGCCTCGGTGGTCGGTCACCTGGGCCGCGCCGGCACCTGA
- a CDS encoding transaldolase family protein yields the protein MTNVATLATTTPGEGAAATVPPLLRMARETPTRLWNDSATPAELSAAIGWGAVGATCNPVIALAALKGDLPRWQQRIRAYADEHPSASESEIGWAMVKELSVEAAALLTDAFTEHRGRNGRLSVQTDPRLYRDSTALAAQAVDFDALAPNVIVKIPATEVGIRAMEEATYRGVSINATVSFTVPQAVAVAEAIDRGLQRREAEGHDVSAMGPVCTLMVGRLDDWMKTVAARDVVTVDPGVLEWAGVAVFKRAYEIFTERGFRTRLLSAAFRNHMHWSQLVGGDVVISPPFEWQVRLNASGIDPVPRIDEPVADEVLDALYGRFPEFRRAYDPDGMAVGEFQDFGATRKTLRQFLVACTDLEAVVRDVLLPDPGK from the coding sequence ATGACGAACGTGGCAACCCTGGCGACGACGACCCCGGGAGAGGGGGCAGCCGCAACAGTGCCGCCCCTCCTGCGGATGGCGCGGGAGACCCCGACCCGGTTGTGGAACGACTCGGCGACCCCGGCCGAGCTGTCGGCGGCGATCGGCTGGGGGGCGGTGGGTGCCACCTGCAACCCGGTCATCGCGCTCGCCGCCCTGAAGGGCGACCTGCCCCGCTGGCAGCAGCGCATCCGCGCGTACGCCGACGAGCACCCCTCCGCGTCGGAGTCCGAGATCGGCTGGGCCATGGTGAAGGAGCTCTCGGTCGAGGCCGCGGCCCTGCTGACCGATGCCTTCACCGAGCACCGCGGCCGCAACGGCCGGCTGTCGGTCCAGACCGATCCACGGCTGTACCGGGACAGCACGGCGCTGGCGGCGCAGGCGGTCGACTTCGACGCGCTCGCCCCCAACGTCATCGTGAAGATCCCGGCCACCGAGGTGGGCATCCGCGCGATGGAGGAGGCCACCTACCGCGGCGTGAGCATCAACGCGACGGTGTCCTTCACCGTGCCGCAGGCGGTCGCCGTCGCCGAGGCGATCGACCGCGGCCTGCAGCGACGGGAGGCCGAGGGGCACGACGTCAGCGCGATGGGCCCGGTCTGCACGCTCATGGTCGGCCGGCTCGACGACTGGATGAAGACGGTCGCGGCCCGCGACGTCGTCACGGTCGACCCGGGCGTGCTCGAGTGGGCCGGCGTCGCGGTGTTCAAGCGCGCCTACGAGATCTTCACCGAGCGGGGCTTCCGGACCCGGCTGCTGTCGGCCGCCTTCCGCAACCACATGCACTGGAGCCAGCTCGTCGGCGGCGACGTCGTCATCTCGCCACCGTTCGAGTGGCAGGTCCGGCTCAACGCCAGCGGGATCGATCCCGTGCCGCGCATCGACGAGCCGGTCGCGGACGAGGTCCTGGACGCCCTGTACGGGCGGTTCCCCGAGTTCCGGCGGGCCTACGACCCCGACGGCATGGCGGTCGGCGAATTCCAGGACTTCGGGGCCACCCGCAAGACGCTGCGCCAGTTCCTGGTCGCCTGCACCGACCTGGAGGCCGTCGTCCGCGATGTCCTGCTGCCGGATCCGGGGAAGTAG